One Candidatus Acididesulfobacter guangdongensis genomic window carries:
- the pdxA gene encoding 4-hydroxythreonine-4-phosphate dehydrogenase PdxA: protein MPLKKNNIIGITMGDPGGIGPEISILSCKYFIEKNNRIIMPVIFGSAAYIDFVNSYVVKSKFKINSISPDVINSEEDALKYYRNDCINVINCSDESYKSVSFGVENYNYAKDTEKFILKAVEFAKSDKIKGIATAPINKNMMFKGGAMFHAHTELLAHLTSEENYAMLFYSKELITILATIHIPLKFVSQKITENLLEKIINISYRSLRIDFGINNPHIAVLGLNPHAGENGEIGKEEINIISPVIAEFKRNNFNIAGPFPSDSFYAKRYKDFDIVVSMYHDQALIPFKLLSFNYGANVTVGLPIVRTSPVHGTAYDIAGKNIADARSIIYSILLASKIADNRLKWKEK from the coding sequence ATGCCGTTGAAAAAAAATAATATTATCGGCATAACTATGGGAGACCCCGGCGGGATAGGACCGGAAATCTCTATTTTGTCGTGCAAATATTTTATAGAAAAAAATAACAGGATTATTATGCCCGTAATTTTTGGTTCGGCAGCATATATAGATTTTGTTAACAGTTATGTTGTTAAATCAAAATTTAAAATTAATTCTATCAGTCCGGATGTCATAAATAGCGAAGAAGACGCTTTAAAATATTATAGAAATGATTGTATCAACGTTATTAATTGTTCAGATGAGTCATATAAATCAGTCAGTTTCGGGGTTGAAAATTATAATTATGCTAAAGATACTGAAAAATTTATATTAAAGGCGGTTGAATTTGCTAAGTCGGACAAGATAAAGGGCATCGCTACGGCGCCTATCAACAAAAATATGATGTTCAAAGGCGGAGCAATGTTTCATGCTCATACGGAGCTTTTGGCTCACCTTACTTCCGAAGAAAATTATGCAATGCTTTTTTATTCAAAAGAATTGATAACCATACTTGCTACTATTCATATACCCTTAAAATTTGTTTCGCAGAAAATAACTGAAAATTTGTTAGAAAAAATTATTAATATATCTTACAGATCGCTTAGAATTGATTTTGGTATAAATAATCCGCATATTGCAGTTCTTGGGCTAAATCCTCATGCAGGAGAAAATGGAGAAATCGGAAAAGAAGAAATTAATATAATCAGTCCCGTCATTGCTGAATTTAAACGAAATAATTTTAATATAGCAGGTCCTTTTCCTTCCGACAGTTTTTATGCAAAAAGATATAAAGATTTTGATATTGTGGTATCTATGTATCATGACCAGGCATTGATCCCTTTTAAACTTTTATCATTCAATTACGGAGCCAATGTAACGGTTGGGCTGCCTATCGTCAGAACTTCACCAGTGCACGGAACTGCTTACGATATCGCAGGAAAAAATATTGCGGACGCAAGAAGTATAATCTATTCAATATTGCTTGCTTCTAAAATTGCGGATAACAGATTAAAATGGAAAGAAAAATAA
- the uvrA gene encoding excinuclease ABC subunit UvrA: MERKIIIKGARQHNLKNINLEIPKDKLVVITGLSGSGKSSLAFDTIFAEGQRRYLESLSSYARQFMEQMDKPDVDSIEGLSPTISIEQKSVSKNPRSTVGTITDLYDYLRVLFARIGTPYCYKCGKKIEPQTIDQMIDVIFDYGKLGGRLIVLSPVVIGRKGEFKTKFEEYLKHGFSRIYADNVQHSLEDDIILDKNKKHDIDVVIDRLVIKKEIKQRLYNSIEIALKLSLGTLKLKFIAEDEKETDIFLSEHSVCLDCGINYGKPEPAMFSFNSPAGACPSCGGLGYKTFFDEDLIIPDKKLSLKDGAIAILKNSSPVYRNHIVNSLALHYKFNPNTPYENLEENIQQIILYGSNGEKIEFYDEHSDKQSFNLKEWEGVIPMLKKSLNNNSVNYIIDPYKFMSEKPCPECSGFRLKRESLSYKINNLSIVDITNLSIKDALHFFKNINLNEYELDIADRIIKEITERLSFLVNVGLDYLTLSRSASTLSGGESQRIRLATQIGSGLTGVLYILDEPSIGLHMRDNERLLKTIFDLRDKGNSLIVVEHDELTMLKSDYIIDMGPGAGKNGGFVVAAGTPEEIMHNPDSLTGRYLTKKLKIDIPARRRPQDKGFIKIIGAKKNNLKNIDVAIPLGNLVCVTGVSGSGKSTLVIDTLYEAVSGYKNGIKDFSKFDVDLIENINLIERVIDIDQSPIGRTPRSNPATYTGIFTVIRTLFSETKESKIRGYQPGRFSFNVKGGRCEACAGDGVKKIEMLFMPDVYVTCDVCKGKRYNSQTLEVKYKDKNIYDVLNMTFKEAYDFFGSIPSLAHKIKFLIDVGLDYITLGQLATTLSGGEAQRIKLSKELSRPNEFKTLYILDEPTTGLHFEDIKKLLKIINLLVDSGNTVVVIEHNMDVIKCADYVIDVGPEGGDGGGFVVAEGSPCEIVLNEDSLTGKYLKNEIGINNA; encoded by the coding sequence ATGGAAAGAAAAATAATAATAAAAGGCGCAAGGCAGCATAATTTAAAAAATATAAATTTAGAAATTCCCAAAGATAAACTTGTTGTTATAACCGGCTTATCAGGGTCAGGAAAATCAAGCCTTGCCTTTGACACAATATTTGCCGAAGGACAGCGAAGATATTTAGAATCTTTATCTTCTTATGCGCGGCAATTTATGGAACAGATGGATAAACCCGATGTTGATTCAATTGAAGGTTTATCTCCTACTATCTCCATTGAACAGAAATCAGTCAGTAAGAATCCCCGCTCTACAGTCGGCACAATAACAGATTTATATGATTATTTAAGGGTGCTTTTCGCAAGAATAGGGACGCCTTATTGCTATAAATGCGGCAAAAAAATTGAACCGCAAACTATAGACCAGATGATAGATGTTATTTTTGACTATGGGAAGCTCGGCGGCAGATTGATAGTTTTATCTCCGGTAGTTATAGGACGCAAAGGCGAATTTAAAACAAAATTTGAAGAATATTTAAAGCACGGATTTTCAAGAATTTACGCCGATAACGTGCAGCATAGCTTAGAAGACGATATTATTTTAGATAAAAATAAAAAACACGATATTGACGTTGTCATAGACAGGCTTGTTATAAAAAAAGAAATCAAACAAAGATTATATAATTCTATAGAAATTGCATTAAAATTATCTCTCGGTACATTAAAACTAAAATTTATAGCAGAAGATGAAAAAGAAACGGATATATTTTTGAGCGAACATTCCGTATGTTTAGATTGCGGGATCAATTACGGGAAACCGGAACCTGCGATGTTTTCTTTTAACAGTCCTGCAGGAGCATGCCCTTCTTGCGGAGGATTGGGCTATAAAACATTTTTTGATGAAGACCTGATAATTCCGGATAAAAAGCTGTCGTTAAAAGACGGCGCTATAGCCATACTAAAAAATTCAAGTCCTGTTTACAGAAATCATATTGTAAATAGTTTAGCTCTGCATTATAAGTTCAATCCGAATACGCCTTATGAAAATCTTGAAGAAAATATACAACAAATTATTTTGTATGGCTCAAACGGCGAAAAAATCGAGTTTTACGATGAACATTCAGACAAGCAAAGTTTTAATTTAAAAGAATGGGAAGGGGTTATTCCTATGCTTAAAAAGAGTCTAAATAATAATTCCGTCAATTATATTATAGACCCATATAAATTCATGAGCGAAAAGCCCTGTCCCGAATGCAGCGGGTTCAGGCTGAAAAGAGAATCCTTAAGTTATAAAATAAATAATTTATCGATAGTTGATATTACAAATTTAAGCATAAAAGATGCGCTGCATTTTTTTAAGAATATTAATCTCAATGAATATGAACTGGATATAGCCGACAGAATCATTAAAGAAATTACTGAAAGATTATCTTTTCTCGTAAATGTAGGATTGGACTATCTTACTCTTTCAAGGTCAGCCTCCACTCTTTCAGGCGGCGAATCTCAAAGAATAAGGTTGGCAACGCAGATAGGTTCCGGACTTACAGGTGTTCTATATATTTTAGACGAACCAAGTATAGGTCTTCATATGCGGGACAACGAAAGGCTTTTAAAGACTATATTTGATTTGAGAGATAAAGGCAATAGTCTGATAGTTGTAGAACATGACGAACTGACCATGCTGAAATCCGATTATATTATAGATATGGGTCCGGGAGCCGGTAAAAACGGAGGATTTGTTGTTGCTGCAGGGACTCCTGAAGAAATAATGCATAATCCGGATTCTTTGACCGGAAGATATCTAACTAAAAAATTAAAAATAGATATTCCGGCAAGAAGAAGACCTCAAGATAAAGGTTTTATAAAAATTATAGGGGCTAAAAAAAATAATTTAAAAAACATAGATGTTGCAATTCCTTTAGGCAATTTAGTCTGCGTCACTGGCGTTTCCGGTTCAGGCAAAAGTACTCTTGTTATTGACACGTTATACGAAGCAGTATCCGGCTATAAAAACGGAATAAAAGATTTTTCAAAATTTGATGTCGATTTGATTGAAAATATAAATTTGATTGAAAGAGTAATAGATATTGACCAATCCCCTATCGGAAGAACTCCTAGGTCTAATCCCGCAACCTATACAGGTATTTTTACGGTCATAAGAACCCTGTTTTCAGAGACGAAAGAATCTAAAATAAGGGGTTACCAGCCAGGGAGATTCAGTTTTAATGTCAAGGGAGGCAGATGCGAAGCTTGCGCCGGTGACGGAGTTAAAAAAATTGAGATGCTTTTTATGCCGGATGTGTATGTTACCTGCGATGTTTGCAAAGGAAAACGATATAATAGTCAAACGCTGGAAGTCAAATATAAAGATAAAAATATTTACGATGTTTTAAATATGACTTTTAAAGAAGCATACGATTTTTTCGGAAGCATACCGTCATTAGCGCATAAGATAAAATTTTTAATAGACGTAGGACTTGATTATATAACTTTAGGGCAGCTTGCGACTACCCTTTCCGGAGGAGAAGCTCAAAGAATAAAATTATCAAAAGAATTGTCCAGACCTAATGAGTTCAAAACACTTTATATATTAGACGAGCCCACGACGGGGCTGCACTTTGAAGATATAAAAAAGTTATTAAAAATTATTAATCTATTAGTAGACTCCGGAAACACCGTTGTAGTCATCGAACACAATATGGATGTGATAAAATGTGCCGATTATGTAATCGACGTGGGACCTGAGGGCGGAGACGGCGGAGGTTTTGTCGTAGCAGAAGGCAGTCCTTGCGAAATAGTATTAAATGAAGATTCATTAACAGGAAAATATTTAAAAAATGAAATAGGCATCAACAACGCATAA
- a CDS encoding ubiquinol-cytochrome c reductase iron-sulfur subunit, translating to MAKSSEESPSRRTFMMVVIGLISTVIGIALAVPILGAVLNPLFRKRDIVWTKLGKISDLNLKPLNPKFVPVYFRVKEGWSVNTLPRQVVIVKQVNGDLLFFSNQCTHLGCPLHWIAARQKFLCPCHGGMFNATGQVVGGPPPRPLYQWVHKFGKDKDTVYIQNKFKDNPKDRGI from the coding sequence ATGGCAAAAAGCTCGGAAGAATCGCCTTCGAGGCGAACTTTTATGATGGTTGTCATTGGATTGATTTCAACAGTTATCGGTATCGCATTAGCGGTTCCTATTCTTGGTGCAGTCTTAAATCCATTGTTCAGAAAAAGAGACATTGTCTGGACAAAACTTGGCAAAATTAGTGATTTAAATTTAAAACCGTTAAACCCGAAGTTTGTTCCAGTTTATTTTAGAGTTAAAGAAGGCTGGTCCGTTAATACTTTGCCGAGACAGGTAGTTATCGTAAAGCAGGTTAACGGCGATTTGCTGTTCTTTTCTAATCAATGCACGCATTTAGGATGTCCCTTACACTGGATAGCCGCAAGACAAAAATTTTTATGCCCTTGCCATGGAGGCATGTTTAACGCAACAGGGCAGGTAGTCGGCGGACCTCCGCCAAGACCTCTTTATCAATGGGTTCATAAATTTGGCAAAGATAAGGATACTGTTTACATTCAAAATAAGTTCAAAGACAATCCAAAAGACAGGGGGATCTGA
- a CDS encoding cytochrome bc complex cytochrome b subunit, whose protein sequence is MFKQIQNWFDERIGLTKVIEEFNGERIPRRGGWAYTLGSLLAFLFTVQVVTGIFLLFYYVPYFPIARNATYFLKHHVVFGNILLGIHLWGAFTMIFVILIHMARVYFSGAYKKPREMQWIAGMVLFSVVVVLGLTGYMLVGNENSWWTINVLTNVASHTPFIGGFIREIARGGTETSVLTMQHIFAVHVWLLPIVVIMFIPIHLFLIRKTGHQGMALEYKNSKISEDDEKRWLKPDGTVPFFPDQFYKDMIVSLVVFAVIYILAVYVGAPIGPMYRPLALNFAPEADWYFLANEEILKYFPGHGLIIFSTFLIPSIGFGILFLLPFIDRTKERSPFKRPAATVLGILFLLLLVYLTLIGGEPKAPATV, encoded by the coding sequence ATGTTTAAACAAATTCAGAACTGGTTCGATGAACGAATCGGTCTTACTAAAGTTATAGAAGAATTTAACGGTGAAAGAATACCGAGACGCGGAGGCTGGGCATATACCTTAGGAAGCCTGCTTGCTTTTCTTTTTACCGTTCAGGTAGTGACGGGCATATTTTTGCTGTTTTATTATGTTCCTTATTTTCCGATAGCAAGAAATGCCACATATTTTCTGAAGCATCACGTTGTTTTTGGAAATATATTGTTAGGTATTCATCTCTGGGGCGCCTTTACCATGATATTTGTTATACTCATACACATGGCAAGGGTATACTTTTCCGGAGCCTATAAAAAACCAAGAGAAATGCAATGGATTGCAGGTATGGTACTATTTTCCGTGGTTGTTGTCTTGGGTTTGACAGGTTATATGCTTGTCGGTAACGAGAACTCATGGTGGACGATAAACGTTCTTACAAATGTTGCTTCTCATACTCCGTTTATCGGAGGTTTTATAAGAGAAATTGCTAGAGGCGGCACCGAGACAAGCGTTTTGACTATGCAGCATATCTTTGCCGTTCACGTGTGGCTATTGCCTATTGTGGTAATAATGTTTATTCCGATACACTTATTCTTAATAAGAAAAACCGGTCATCAGGGTATGGCATTAGAATACAAAAATAGCAAAATAAGCGAAGATGATGAAAAAAGATGGCTGAAACCGGATGGAACGGTCCCTTTTTTTCCGGATCAGTTTTATAAAGACATGATTGTATCATTAGTTGTATTTGCGGTTATTTATATATTGGCGGTATATGTCGGCGCGCCTATCGGTCCTATGTACAGACCTTTGGCACTCAACTTTGCTCCTGAAGCAGACTGGTATTTCTTGGCAAACGAAGAAATACTGAAATACTTTCCGGGGCACGGACTTATTATATTTTCAACGTTCCTAATTCCTTCAATCGGTTTTGGAATATTATTTCTTCTTCCGTTTATTGACAGAACAAAGGAAAGAAGTCCGTTTAAAAGACCGGCGGCAACTGTCTTGGGAATACTCTTTCTACTTTTGTTAGTTTATTTAACATTAATAGGCGGGGAACCGAAAGCGCCGGCAACCGTTTAA
- a CDS encoding cytochrome c, giving the protein MGSFASIITVMFLVAYPIVYFGWFKHYRATSSHGFNRIMLGKYQWIMYDFLESFGGALILNFIYMLWKLINGRDKSKPTVSVGLIGFFIIVAIVALGFGALPLSIGVLGNMQPVKYLALAGLFITGFMTLGYYLKDLTPNFKFGTISKIPQLFLIAGGLLVAFNVPLMGYMKIMARGKDRIIYQTMNLNGTKYVAPVVYPWPVKKGYGILHDKCVICHTLNRVERYNGKAYGPFKHLVEHQMRIVNGCPITLAEAKEVVHYLDSLNIIAYNQHLEKEHKKWTPPASLPWGKPASSTTAKAKKSTKKVKAASKAKAAVKVASVSNGAVLKTAAMKIIDAQGCLGCHTIDGKGGAVGPNLSQEGSRGHSVHWIEVQIQTPRVHDPSSIMPDHHLNPAQLKTVATYIDSLK; this is encoded by the coding sequence ATGGGTTCTTTCGCAAGCATAATAACCGTAATGTTTTTGGTAGCATATCCTATTGTCTATTTTGGATGGTTTAAACATTATAGAGCTACTTCCAGTCATGGATTTAACAGAATTATGCTTGGGAAATATCAGTGGATAATGTACGATTTCTTAGAATCGTTCGGAGGAGCATTGATTCTGAACTTTATTTATATGCTGTGGAAATTAATAAACGGAAGAGACAAGAGCAAGCCCACCGTATCAGTAGGTTTGATTGGTTTTTTTATTATAGTCGCTATTGTTGCATTGGGATTTGGAGCTCTGCCTCTTTCTATAGGTGTTTTAGGTAATATGCAGCCGGTTAAATATTTAGCCCTTGCAGGATTATTCATAACAGGATTTATGACTTTAGGTTATTATCTTAAAGATTTAACGCCAAATTTTAAGTTCGGAACTATTTCAAAAATACCGCAATTGTTCCTTATTGCAGGCGGATTATTAGTCGCCTTTAACGTTCCGCTTATGGGCTATATGAAGATAATGGCTAGAGGCAAAGACAGAATAATTTATCAGACGATGAATCTTAACGGAACGAAATACGTTGCTCCAGTTGTATATCCATGGCCGGTAAAAAAAGGATATGGAATATTGCACGATAAGTGCGTAATATGTCATACCTTGAACAGGGTTGAACGATATAACGGCAAGGCATACGGTCCGTTTAAGCATCTTGTTGAACACCAGATGAGAATAGTAAACGGCTGTCCTATTACGTTGGCAGAAGCTAAGGAAGTCGTGCATTATTTAGATTCTTTAAACATTATTGCTTATAATCAGCATCTTGAGAAAGAACATAAAAAATGGACTCCGCCAGCATCTTTGCCATGGGGCAAACCTGCTTCATCGACAACGGCAAAGGCTAAGAAATCAACAAAAAAAGTAAAAGCAGCGTCTAAAGCAAAGGCTGCCGTGAAAGTTGCGTCAGTGTCAAACGGAGCTGTTTTAAAAACCGCTGCAATGAAAATCATTGATGCTCAAGGATGCTTAGGATGTCATACAATAGACGGTAAAGGCGGTGCGGTTGGACCTAATTTATCGCAGGAAGGCAGCAGGGGCCATAGTGTGCACTGGATTGAGGTGCAAATCCAGACGCCAAGAGTTCATGACCCGTCATCGATAATGCCAGACCATCATTTGAATCCGGCACAATTGAAAACTGTAGCAACATATATAGATTCGCTAAAATAA
- a CDS encoding AtpZ/AtpI family protein, with product MDKQFIKQITRMSSLGLNVIISSVIGFAIGYYLDKYTGYVYLFVIIFTLIGFIAGIYEIYKQIKKELNTKI from the coding sequence ATGGATAAACAGTTTATAAAACAAATAACCAGAATGAGTTCATTAGGTTTAAACGTTATAATTTCTTCCGTTATAGGATTTGCCATAGGATACTATTTAGATAAATATACAGGGTATGTTTATCTATTTGTAATTATTTTCACTTTAATCGGATTCATTGCTGGAATTTATGAAATTTATAAACAAATTAAAAAAGAACTTAACACAAAAATATGA
- the atpB gene encoding ATP synthase F0 subunit A — MLKAPILINIPGIPIYWTMTVIVMIIILSVAFIVGKSMKVVPGAVQSFFELIIIMTEYFLREIIGDEGAMYLPLIASFAIFILFSNLLGSIPGFTSPTATIDTTATLALIVFVLSHFMGAKKHGFKYLKKFLGPLIVLAPIMIIIEVMSALSRPFSHALRLFANIFAEEFMVTVLLFLLPWVVPAIMMYMQIFTDFMQAFVFYLLAIIYIALSLESDEMEEV; from the coding sequence ATGTTAAAAGCGCCAATTCTGATTAATATTCCGGGAATACCTATTTACTGGACTATGACTGTTATTGTAATGATTATAATTCTTTCAGTTGCTTTCATTGTTGGAAAAAGCATGAAAGTCGTTCCCGGCGCCGTTCAAAGTTTTTTTGAACTTATCATTATCATGACGGAATATTTTCTTAGAGAAATAATCGGCGATGAAGGCGCAATGTATTTGCCGCTGATTGCTTCATTTGCTATTTTTATTTTATTTTCTAATCTGCTCGGCAGTATTCCCGGGTTTACTTCTCCTACGGCAACAATTGATACTACTGCTACATTAGCGTTGATAGTATTTGTGTTATCTCATTTTATGGGCGCAAAAAAGCACGGTTTTAAATATCTGAAAAAATTTTTAGGTCCGTTAATAGTTTTAGCGCCTATTATGATAATAATAGAAGTTATGTCGGCGCTTTCAAGACCCTTTTCGCACGCGCTGCGACTATTTGCTAATATATTTGCCGAAGAATTTATGGTGACGGTTTTATTATTTTTGCTTCCATGGGTAGTTCCGGCTATAATGATGTATATGCAAATTTTTACAGATTTCATGCAGGCTTTTGTTTTTTATCTTTTAGCAATAATTTATATAGCGCTTTCTTTAGAATCGGATGAGATGGAAGAGGTTTAG
- a CDS encoding F0F1 ATP synthase subunit C: MSKSLFFGLSALGGGLAIGLGVIGAGVGMGSAVRGALESMGRNPAMEKKLIVWMITGMAIMESLALYALLITFILFYANPFKAIILK, translated from the coding sequence ATGTCTAAAAGTTTATTTTTTGGGCTGTCTGCTCTTGGTGGAGGTTTGGCTATAGGTTTAGGTGTTATTGGAGCAGGCGTAGGTATGGGAAGCGCAGTCAGAGGAGCATTGGAATCTATGGGAAGAAATCCTGCAATGGAAAAGAAACTTATCGTATGGATGATTACCGGTATGGCAATCATGGAATCGTTAGCTTTGTACGCGCTATTAATTACATTTATTTTATTTTATGCAAATCCGTTCAAAGCAATAATTTTAAAATAA
- a CDS encoding plasma-membrane proton-efflux P-type ATPase, with translation MINNEITKNPGSESLKSDAVQNIKGLTSEEAEKLLKQYGLNAIKEQKKGALLIFISKFWGPVSWMLEFTFIIELILGKYAEAYIIIGLILFNAIIAFTQENKANEALELLKQQLKIITRVLRDDKWIKLPAEQLVPGDVIHIRMGDLVPADTEIISGNVMVDQSSLTGESQPVDRDPGGTIYSGSVIKRGEATCKVIATGANSYFGKTAELIKSAKTKGHLEELIMKIVRYFIMIDGILVGAILIYAFIYKLNFGEILPFALILLVASIPVALPVTFTLATALASLELSKKGILVTHLSAIEDIASMEELCSDKTGTLTANTLTLSAFKSFQPFSDNELFSYAMAASDESDQDPIDMSIISYIKNNKIKIIELGKKLKFIPFDPQTKRSESIIEKLNDTQKIRVVKGSPIVISQIAHNSELISKESKNFEANGFRVLAVAMGNENDEKLTLVGLLGLSDPPREDSKQLLQELKDLGVRVRMVTGDTELTAKTIAAKIGLGQNICKRESFKNPSGCDVFAGVFPEDKFHLVQGLQKLKKITGMTGDGVNDAPALKQAEVGIAVSNATDVAKASASLILTKPGLENIVDAVKDGRMVYQRMLTYTLNKISKTFQVAFFLSLGLLIFGVFVTTPTLILILIFANDFVTMSLAEDNVIYSNKPDKWHIKLIVTASLIIAGAWLIYSFLVYIIGADVLNLSLPKIQTLVFLALVFSGQATVYLVRERRHFYKSRPGTYLMLATLGDLIAVTLMAYFGILMAPISLIYIASLLFGTFIYMVILDFIKFPLMKKLIS, from the coding sequence ATGATTAATAATGAAATCACAAAAAATCCCGGTTCAGAAAGTTTAAAATCTGATGCTGTTCAAAACATAAAAGGTTTAACATCCGAAGAAGCAGAAAAATTATTAAAACAATACGGATTAAATGCGATAAAGGAACAAAAAAAAGGTGCTTTACTTATTTTTATTTCTAAATTTTGGGGTCCTGTTTCGTGGATGCTTGAATTTACATTTATAATAGAATTAATTTTAGGCAAATATGCGGAAGCATATATTATTATAGGTTTAATTTTATTTAATGCCATTATTGCCTTTACTCAAGAAAACAAAGCAAATGAGGCATTAGAGCTGTTGAAACAGCAGCTTAAAATTATTACAAGAGTTTTAAGGGACGATAAATGGATAAAATTACCTGCGGAGCAGTTAGTACCGGGAGATGTTATTCATATAAGAATGGGTGATTTAGTACCTGCAGATACGGAAATAATATCAGGCAATGTTATGGTTGACCAATCTTCTCTGACAGGAGAATCTCAGCCTGTCGATCGTGACCCGGGCGGGACTATTTATTCCGGCTCGGTAATTAAAAGAGGGGAAGCAACCTGCAAAGTTATAGCAACCGGCGCAAACAGCTATTTTGGTAAAACAGCGGAACTCATTAAATCTGCTAAAACCAAAGGCCATTTAGAAGAACTCATTATGAAAATCGTAAGGTACTTTATTATGATTGACGGTATCTTAGTGGGAGCAATTTTAATTTATGCTTTTATATATAAATTAAATTTTGGCGAAATTTTACCTTTTGCTTTAATTTTACTCGTTGCTTCTATCCCTGTTGCCCTTCCAGTCACATTTACTTTGGCAACAGCGCTTGCATCGTTGGAATTATCTAAAAAAGGTATCCTTGTGACTCATCTTTCCGCTATCGAAGATATTGCTTCAATGGAAGAATTATGCAGCGATAAAACCGGCACTTTGACGGCAAATACTCTTACGCTTTCAGCTTTTAAATCTTTTCAACCATTCAGCGATAATGAACTTTTTTCTTATGCGATGGCGGCATCTGATGAATCAGACCAGGACCCGATAGATATGTCTATAATTTCTTATATTAAAAATAATAAAATTAAAATTATAGAATTAGGCAAAAAATTAAAATTTATACCTTTCGACCCTCAGACTAAGAGGTCTGAATCAATTATCGAAAAACTTAATGATACACAAAAAATCAGGGTAGTAAAAGGTTCGCCCATTGTAATATCGCAAATAGCTCATAATTCAGAATTAATTTCTAAAGAATCTAAAAATTTTGAAGCAAACGGTTTTCGTGTGCTTGCCGTGGCTATGGGCAATGAAAATGATGAAAAATTAACTCTCGTAGGTCTTTTGGGTTTGTCTGATCCGCCGAGAGAAGATTCGAAACAACTATTGCAGGAACTTAAAGATCTTGGTGTTAGAGTAAGAATGGTAACCGGCGATACCGAACTGACGGCAAAAACAATTGCCGCTAAAATAGGACTCGGACAAAATATATGCAAACGGGAAAGTTTCAAAAATCCTTCCGGCTGCGATGTTTTTGCCGGTGTCTTCCCTGAAGACAAGTTTCATTTGGTTCAGGGATTACAAAAACTTAAAAAAATAACCGGTATGACGGGCGACGGAGTGAACGATGCGCCTGCCCTAAAACAGGCAGAAGTCGGCATTGCCGTGTCAAATGCAACAGACGTTGCAAAAGCGTCTGCAAGCTTAATTTTAACAAAGCCCGGACTGGAAAATATAGTAGATGCCGTAAAAGACGGCAGAATGGTTTATCAGAGAATGCTGACTTATACTTTAAATAAAATATCTAAAACGTTTCAGGTTGCTTTTTTTCTAAGTCTTGGTTTATTAATTTTTGGAGTATTTGTAACAACCCCGACTCTCATACTGATTCTAATATTTGCAAATGATTTTGTAACAATGTCGTTGGCAGAAGATAACGTTATATATTCAAATAAACCTGATAAATGGCATATCAAACTGATTGTAACCGCTTCGCTGATTATCGCAGGTGCGTGGCTTATTTATTCATTCTTAGTATATATTATAGGTGCAGATGTTTTGAATTTATCTCTACCAAAGATTCAAACCCTGGTCTTTCTTGCACTTGTATTCAGCGGTCAGGCAACGGTTTATCTGGTTAGAGAAAGAAGGCATTTTTATAAATCCCGTCCCGGCACTTATTTGATGCTCGCTACATTGGGTGATTTAATCGCGGTTACACTTATGGCATATTTCGGTATCTTAATGGCGCCTATTTCTCTAATATACATCGCAAGCCTGTTGTTTGGCACATTCATTTATATGGTTATATTAGATTTTATAAAATTTCCGCTGATGAAAAAATTAATAAGCTGA